CGGGATGCGAGGTCGCGAATACTCCTGTGACTGCTGCCTGCGTGATTCGATCTTCGGCGAGCGCGCGCGCCACGTCCCGAATCGCCGCGCGATCGAGCGTGCCGATCGGGCGCCCGTCGAATTCGCGTCCGCCTTCGATGAAGAAACTTCGCGTTCGAGTCGCGGCGCGCAAATCCTCGGGCCAATCGCAGGTCGGCGGCAGCGATTGCGATACAGGTCCACCCAATCTCACTGCGGCGGCGGGCGCGAGCTCGCGCCGTTCGACGAGCGCGTTGGTAAAGCTGGTAGTTCCGATATGCACGCGCTGCGCGGAAGCGGCGTCGCCGAGTTGCGCGAGCGCTTCGACGATGCCGCTGCGCACATCCGTAGTCGTGGGGACTTTGGCAAATGCGGCGATTTGGCCGTCGCGAACGAGGACCGCATCCGTGTTCGTGCCGCCCACGTCGATTCCGGCCACGATTTTCATCGGCGATTAGATTGCGTTCTCAAATTTTTGGTCCCCAAAATTTTAGGGGCGAACGATCCGTCAGATCAAGGCACGAGCCAATCCTGTTTGATGGCTGCGTGCAGGCGGAGTTGAAAAAATTTTACCATGCCCGTACGCGTTAGACTTCGATGTTATCGCTGCGGTGACCTGCTGGTTCCCAAGCGCCGTTCGCTGTTCGGCATTCCACTTGGCGCGAAGATGCCTCACGCGATCTGCGATCGCTGCGTCGCGGAGATCAATTCGTTCCAGGTTCGAATCGACCGCTGGTTGCGTACGACCCGCGCGCACTAACCGGAGCGCGACGGCTTCGGTCACTGCCGTTGATACACTTCGCGTCCTTCGAAGAAGGTCGTGAGTACCTTCACGTCGGCGATATCGCTCGGCGCGACTTCGAAGAGATTGCGATCCAGCACCACCAGGTCGGCTGATTTACCAACCGCGATCGAGCCGGTTATGTCGCCCATGCCCATCGCTCGCGCGGGATTTACCGTGTAAGCGGCGATCGCCGTCGGAAGATCGAGCGCCTGTTCCGGCCACAACGCGCCATCGAATCGACCACTCGGATTACGCCGCGTCACGAGGCCTTCCAGCCCCGACCACGGATCGGGATTCGGCACCACCGGCCAATCGGTGCCGGTCGCGATCAGAACGCCCGCGTTGTTGAGATCGCGATTCGGCCAGTAGGTTCGGACGCGCTCGCCGACGGCCTGCTCGATACCGTCGATGATCTGATTGGGGAACCACAGAATCGGCGACAGATCGGCGACCACGTTGAGTTCCTTGAAGCGCGCGACGTCGGCGGGATCAACGAATCCGGCATGCGCGATTTGATGCGTGAGCCTCGTCGGTCCTTTAAACGAGCGCACCACGTCGATTGCGTCGAGCGAGGTGCGAACCGCGGCATCGCCGGCGCAATGGATTTTCACCGCGAGGCCGCGATCTTCCTGCTTGGCAATCAGGCGCGCGAGCTCGGGCAGATTTTTGATCGTCGCGCCGCGAAAGCAGCATCCGTGCGCCTTGTCGGGCAGGTAAGGTTCGATGAACGCCGAGGTGCGCGACATCGGCACGCCGTCCATGAAGATCTTGACGTAGCTCGCGCGCACGTGCGGGCTCGCAAAGCTGGCGCGCTGGTCGATCAGGTCGTCGCCGGCCGAGCCGCCCAGGAACGGGACCCGATCTGCGAGCATCGAGCCCACCACCCACGCGGAGAGCTTTCGCTGCTTGTCGAGGATGTTGTACGCGGACATCACTGCGCCCGACGCGGCGGCGTCCTGAAAGCCGGTGACACCGTACGAGTTCAGGATTTCGATCGCGCGCGCGACCGCGGCCACGTCCATTTCGATCGATTGCGGACTCGATGCTAGAACTGCGGATTCGACTTTTCCGGTCGCAGCTTCGAACAGCAGTCCGACCGGAGCGCCACTCGCTTCGTCGCGGACGATCACTCCGTCATGCGGATTGGGCGTGTCGGCGCCGATACCCGCCAGTTCCAGCGCTCGCGAGTTGACCCATCGATTGTGCACGCTGTCATCGCGCAGCATCACCGGATGTCCTTCGCTCGCGTCGTCAAGCGCGCGCAGCGTGTCGAGCGAGGCTAGAGCGTCGGTGAAGTTGCTGCCCCACGAGCCGCCTACGATCCATGCGCCGGGCTTGGCTTTGCGCGCCTCCGCACGAATCACGGCGAGGACTTCATCGAGCGAAAGCGTTGGCAGGAAACGGCATTCGTAAAGGTCGGCGCGGCCGCCGAGCAGCGGATGCACGTGAACGTCGTTGATTCCCGGCATCGCCATGCGCTGCTTGAGATCGATGACGCGAGTGTTGGGACCGACGAATGATTTGACGTCGCTGTCGGCGCCGACGAATTCAATCTTGCCGTCGCGAATCGCGAGCGCCTCGGCCCACGGCCGAGGCGAATCGACGGTGTATATTTTCCCGTTTTGCAGAACCAGATCAGCAGTCATTTGATTACTCGGAACGATCAGAAGATCTCACGAAAGAAATTCGCTGGTGGTCGTAACCTTGCCGTAGCCGAACGCGAGGCCGGCCATGAATGCGGCGTGAACCTGCGCGGCGGGAACGGTGGTGCCGTTGAACTCGAGATTCATCGTCGCGCACGCGTCGTGAACTATCACCGCGTTGTAGCCGAAATCGGCAGCAGCGCGGCTGGTCGCGTCGATACACATGTGACTCATCGCGCCGACGATGACGATGTCCTTGACTCCCTTCGTATCGAGCACCTGCTTCAGCTCGGTGTCGCGGAACGAATTTGGATAGTGCTTGAGGATGACCGGCTCGCCCTCGCGCGGACGCACCGCGGAATTGATCTCAACGCCACTCGTGCCGGGTGTAAAAACGGGCGCGTTCGCGCCCGCGCCTTCATGACGGATATAGATGACCTCGTCGCCTTTGGCGCGCGCCGCTTCGATCACCTTGGCCGCGTTGGCGGCGGCCTCATTGATACCGACCAGCGGCAACTTGCCCGTCGGAAAATACTCGTTCTGGATATCGACCACGACAACCGCGCGCTTGCTCATCAGGTCCGCCTTCCGTGCAGGTGAGGATGAAGTCGAGCGCAGTATAGATCGCGTCAACCAGTTTCCGCGAGCAGGGAACTGATTTTCTTGGCCGCGGCGCGGACCAGCTTTCCATATTCGTTTATCAATGAGTCCGGAAAGCGTGTCGCGGGACAGGAGATCGATAATCCCGCAATCGGCTGGCCGGGACTCAGGTAGATCGGCGCAGCAACGGCGCGAATTTGTATATCGAGCTCGCCATCGTTCAAGGCGAAGCCGCGTTTCCTGACGAGCTCGAGATCGCGAGCCAGGGCGCGGGAATCCTTCAATGACTTGGGCGTCCATGTTTCGAGATGGCGATTCAGATATTTGGCCTGCTCAGCCTTTGGCAGATGAGCCAGGATCGCCTTGCCGTTGGAGCTCAGATGCATCGGCGCCGTCGCGCCCAACTGACGGACCGTGCGCAACGGCTGCGGCGAATCGAGGCGCTCGATCAATACGACGTCGTCTCCATCGCGCAGCGTCAGATGGATCGTCTCCTGGGTGCGGGCGCGCAAAGTTTCCATCACCTCGAGCGCAACCTCGCGCAGGCCGGGTGCAGGCTGCAGCTGGCGGGCGAGGGTCAAAACTCTGGCACTCAAGGTCCAACGCCGCCGGCCATCAATCTCGACCGGCCGGATCCATCCAGCCTCGTGCAAAGTTACGAGATTTCGCTGCACGGTCGATTTGGGCTCGCCGGTTTCGCGCGCCAGCTCGCTGACGCCAACCTGTCCGGCAGCACCTACCAGTTCGAGAACTTTCAGGGCGGTTTTGACGCTCTCCATGTCGAGTTGACAGCGGGGACGGATTTTCTTATGTTCCATAACATAGAACATAATGTTCCACAATACGGCACGAGGTTTACGAGCATGAAGACGACCGGCGCGCTGAATGGCCTTAGAGTCCTCGACTGCACCCACGTGCTGGCGGGAGCCTGGTGTTCGCTGATCCTGGCCGACCTTGGTGCTGACGTGATCAAGATCGAGCCGCTCAGCGGCGACCTGACGCGCGGCCAGCCCGACAACCCGTTCAAGGCGTTCGATTTCGTCAATCGCAACAAGCGCGCGATCACAGTCGATATCACGTCGCCCGAGGGCGCGGACGTGATGCGCCGGCTGGCGAAGGACGCCGACATTTTCGTCGAGAACTATCGGCCCGGCGTGATGGCCAAAGCGGGTCTCGACTACAAAGCGCTGGCCGAGATCAATCCGCGCCTGATCTACGCGTCGGTTTCCGGTTTTGGCCAGACCGGTCCCTATCGCAATCGGGGTGGCCTTGACCTGGTGGCGCAGGCGATGAGCGGGATCATGAGTTACGTTGGCGATCCGAATTCGACGCGTCCGAGTTCGACCGCAGTTCCGATTGCCGATCTGAACGCGGGAACTTTCGCCGCGCTTGGGATACTCGCCGCCGTTCATCACCGAACCACCACTGGCGAGGGACAGTACGTCGAGACCTCGCTGCTCGAAGCTGCTGCGGCATACACCGTCTGGGAGTCGGGAATGTTCCTGACGACTGGCACCGTGGCCAAGCGCAACGGCTCGCGGCACCGGCTGGCCGCGCCCTACGAAGCGCTCAAGACCGAAGACGGATATCTCGTCGTCGGAGTTAGTAACCAAAAATTATGGGGTCGCTTGTGTGAGGCGCTCGATCAGCCTGGCCTGGCGGACGATCCGAACTTCAAGCGGCCTTCCCTGCGCCTGACGAATCGCGATGCGCTCCAGGCGAAACTGGAATCCGTCCTGGCTCGCAACACTACGGCGTACTGGGTCGAGAAGATCGCGGGCAAAGGCGTGCCCTGCGGACCGATCAACGATATCGGGCAGGCGCTATCCGATCCGCAACTCACGGATCGGAAGTTTCTCGCCGAGGTCGATGAGCGGCGCTTCCCGCGCACTCCGCTAACTCTTTCGAAGACGCCGGTCGCCGTGAGCCGTGGCCCCGCGATGCTGGGTCAGCATACGCGCGAGGTGCTCGCCGCGGCTGGGTTCGACGCCGATGCGATCGATCGCCTCGTGCAGAGCGGTATCGTTTCGGAGCCGCGAGTTTAGTCGCGATCGGCGCCGTTCATTTCCCGGTCAGCGAGTCGGGCCTTTCCTCGAAGATGTAGGGCTCGAGGCTCGATTGCGCTGCGACGCGGTACTTATGCCATCTGCCGCCGCCATAGTACGCGAGGCTGCCGGGCGCCGCGTTGCCTTCGCCATTGTAGTAGGAGATGCAATCGCGCAGCGGCGCAGTCGCGATATCAACGTCGCGGCAATGAATGGCGTAGTCTTCTTCCGGTTCCTTGCGGACATCGACAATTCGCGCTGCGCGATCGCGCATCGTCTGCATCAACCAGACGAGATAGTCGCCGTGCGCGTCGATCGCGTCGGTGAAGTTGAAGCTGCCGCCGCCGCCCTGCGGACCGGTCACGATAAACAGGTTGGGGAAGCCGTGGCTATGCAGTCCCAGGAACGTCTTGGTGCCCTCGGTCTCCCACTTCTCCTTGAGCGTGCGGCCGCCGCGGCCCGTTACCATGTTGAAGGTCGAGGTCCCCATCCACTGGAAGCCTGTCGCGTAGATCAGCACATCGAGCGGATATTCGACGCCCTCATGGACGACGCCGCGCTCGTTGATCTCGCTCACTCCGCGCGGAGCGGTGTCCACCAGATGCACATTTGCCAGGTTGAACGTCGGCAGGTATTCATCATGGAACGTCGGCCGCTTGCATCCATATGGATAGTACGGCTTGAGCGCCGCCGCCGTTTTCGGATCCTTGACGATCGCGTCAACGCGGGCGCGGATCTGCTCCATGATTCGGAAGTTGGCGTCGAGCTGCTTCTGGATCAGCTCCTCGGGGCTGATTGGCTTATCGTGTTTCTTGGGCTCTTTGATTTCCGTGATCTTGCCGGCGAGGTAATCGTCGTTGGCCTGGATCGCCGTGCGGCCCGCCGAGATCTTCGCGAAACGGGCGCGCCTGGCGCGGGCCCATCCGGGCTCGTTGGC
This window of the Candidatus Binataceae bacterium genome carries:
- a CDS encoding CoA transferase, producing the protein MKTTGALNGLRVLDCTHVLAGAWCSLILADLGADVIKIEPLSGDLTRGQPDNPFKAFDFVNRNKRAITVDITSPEGADVMRRLAKDADIFVENYRPGVMAKAGLDYKALAEINPRLIYASVSGFGQTGPYRNRGGLDLVAQAMSGIMSYVGDPNSTRPSSTAVPIADLNAGTFAALGILAAVHHRTTTGEGQYVETSLLEAAAAYTVWESGMFLTTGTVAKRNGSRHRLAAPYEALKTEDGYLVVGVSNQKLWGRLCEALDQPGLADDPNFKRPSLRLTNRDALQAKLESVLARNTTAYWVEKIAGKGVPCGPINDIGQALSDPQLTDRKFLAEVDERRFPRTPLTLSKTPVAVSRGPAMLGQHTREVLAAAGFDADAIDRLVQSGIVSEPRV
- a CDS encoding IclR family transcriptional regulator → MEHKKIRPRCQLDMESVKTALKVLELVGAAGQVGVSELARETGEPKSTVQRNLVTLHEAGWIRPVEIDGRRRWTLSARVLTLARQLQPAPGLREVALEVMETLRARTQETIHLTLRDGDDVVLIERLDSPQPLRTVRQLGATAPMHLSSNGKAILAHLPKAEQAKYLNRHLETWTPKSLKDSRALARDLELVRKRGFALNDGELDIQIRAVAAPIYLSPGQPIAGLSISCPATRFPDSLINEYGKLVRAAAKKISSLLAETG
- a CDS encoding amidohydrolase, which produces MTADLVLQNGKIYTVDSPRPWAEALAIRDGKIEFVGADSDVKSFVGPNTRVIDLKQRMAMPGINDVHVHPLLGGRADLYECRFLPTLSLDEVLAVIRAEARKAKPGAWIVGGSWGSNFTDALASLDTLRALDDASEGHPVMLRDDSVHNRWVNSRALELAGIGADTPNPHDGVIVRDEASGAPVGLLFEAATGKVESAVLASSPQSIEMDVAAVARAIEILNSYGVTGFQDAAASGAVMSAYNILDKQRKLSAWVVGSMLADRVPFLGGSAGDDLIDQRASFASPHVRASYVKIFMDGVPMSRTSAFIEPYLPDKAHGCCFRGATIKNLPELARLIAKQEDRGLAVKIHCAGDAAVRTSLDAIDVVRSFKGPTRLTHQIAHAGFVDPADVARFKELNVVADLSPILWFPNQIIDGIEQAVGERVRTYWPNRDLNNAGVLIATGTDWPVVPNPDPWSGLEGLVTRRNPSGRFDGALWPEQALDLPTAIAAYTVNPARAMGMGDITGSIAVGKSADLVVLDRNLFEVAPSDIADVKVLTTFFEGREVYQRQ
- a CDS encoding cysteine hydrolase family protein, coding for MSKRAVVVVDIQNEYFPTGKLPLVGINEAAANAAKVIEAARAKGDEVIYIRHEGAGANAPVFTPGTSGVEINSAVRPREGEPVILKHYPNSFRDTELKQVLDTKGVKDIVIVGAMSHMCIDATSRAAADFGYNAVIVHDACATMNLEFNGTTVPAAQVHAAFMAGLAFGYGKVTTTSEFLS